From one Desertifilum tharense IPPAS B-1220 genomic stretch:
- a CDS encoding DUF5615 family PIN-like protein, translating to MTDIFIHVYLDEDVDVLVATLLRSRGFEATTANQAEQLGKTDVEQLEYAVSQKAAILTHNRTDFEELARGYFEQGKLHYGIIISVRNPYQEIVQRLLTILNSTTADEMENQILYI from the coding sequence TGACATTTTTATTCATGTTTACTTGGATGAAGATGTTGATGTGCTTGTGGCAACTCTTCTACGCTCTCGTGGGTTTGAGGCGACAACGGCAAATCAAGCAGAACAACTTGGAAAAACTGATGTTGAGCAATTGGAGTACGCTGTGAGTCAGAAAGCAGCTATTCTTACCCATAATCGAACTGATTTTGAAGAGCTAGCACGAGGATACTTCGAGCAGGGAAAGCTGCACTATGGAATCATTATTTCTGTCAGAAATCCCTATCAAGAAATTGTGCAAAGGTTGCTGACAATTCTGAATAGCACAACTGCCGATGAAATGGAAAATCAAATTCTTTACATCTGA